From a single Tachypleus tridentatus isolate NWPU-2018 chromosome 6, ASM421037v1, whole genome shotgun sequence genomic region:
- the LOC143251673 gene encoding glutamate--cysteine ligase catalytic subunit-like has product MKLLENPHVLSWDELLKHADKARMLACKQFIYHYNQHKYRSGDPFKWGDETEGHIVKFNHETKTVRLCLRASSVLKKLKEKHSLVGMWTDECTESMLECCPQEPFGDVLNCFHLIEENMSKRKKEVLASLECDETYINMGMFPRLGTKQFTEPAYKPTPNFGLCKSLFIPDGFICVENEAYRALAILNDTRKGNEPL; this is encoded by the coding sequence ATGAAGTTACTAGAAAATCCGCATGTTTTGAGTTGGGACGAACTGCTGAAACATGCAGACAAAGCACGAATGTTGGCttgtaaacaatttatttaccATTACAATCAACACAAGTATAGAAGCGGTGATCCATTTAAATGGGGAGATGAGACTGAAGGACATATAGTAAAATTCAATCATGAAACTAAAACTGTGAGATTATGTCTACGTGCATCCAGTGTTTTAaagaagttaaaagaaaaacattctcttgttGGCATGTGGACTGATGAGTGTACCGAGTCTATGCTAGAATGTTGTCCACAAGAGCCTTTCGGggatgttttgaattgttttcatcTAATAGAAGAAAATATGTCAAAGAGGAAGAAAGAAGTACTAGCCAGTTTGGAATGTGATGAAACTTACATAAACATGGGAATGTTTCCACGACTTGGTACTAAGCAATTTACTGAACCAGCTTATAAGCCTACACCCAATTTTGGCCTCTGTAAGTCACTGTTTATTCCAGATGGGTTTATCTGTGTAGAAAATGAAGCATACAGAGCTCTAGCTATTCTAAATGACACAAGAAAAGGAAACGAGCCGTTGTGA